The Deinococcus sp. KNUC1210 nucleotide sequence AGCACGCCGTCCAGGCCCCCCGGAACAGCTGGCGCTTCGGCTTCCAGCAGCGGCGTGAAAAAGCAGCTGTACTCCCCGGTATGGCAGGCCGGGCCGCTCTGCTCGACCACGTACAGCACGCTGTCGCCGTCGCAGTCGAGCGACACGCTCACCACCCGCTGCACATGTCCGCTGGTCAGGCCCTTGATCCACAGCTCACTGCGAGAGCGGCTGAAGTACGTGCCCTGGCGGGTGCGGAGCGTGTGCTCCAGCGCTTCGAGGTTGGCATACGCCTGCATCAGCACCGCGCCGGTCTGCACGTCCTGCACGACCACCGGCACCAGGCCCGCCGCATCGAAGTTCACGGCGCTCAGGTCGGGCACTGCGGCCCCGCTCACTGGTCTGCCCACGCGGGCCGCACGTTCAGGCCGCGCCGCTTCAGATCGGCTTTCACCGTGTTCACCGTCAGTTCTCCGAAGTGGAAGACGCTGGCCGCCAGCGCCGCATCGGCGGCTCCTTCGGTCAGCACGTCGTAGAAGTCGTCCAGCTTGCCCGCCCCGCCCGACGCGATCACCGGCAGATCGACCGCTCGGCTGACCTGCCGGGTCGCCTCCAGATCGAAGCCCGCCCGCGTCCCGTCGGCGTCCATGATGTTCAGACACAGCTCACCCGCGCCGAGTTGCTGCCCCTGCTCGGCCCAGGCCAGCAGGTCGAGGCCGGTATCGATGCGCCCGCCGCCCACGTACACGTTCCAGCCGTCGCCCTGTGCGTGTCCGGCAGCCCGCCGCTTGGCGTCGATGCTCAGCACCACGCACTGCGCCCCGAAGTGGTCGCTGGCCTCGCGGATCAGCTGGGGATTCCTGACCGCCGAACTGTTCACGCTGATCTTGTCGGCTCCGGCCAGCAGCAGTTCACGGAAATCTGCCACGCTGCCCACGCCGCCGCCCACCGTCAGAGGCATCATCACCGCTTCGGCCACCCGCGCCGCCACGTCCAACATCAGTTTTCGGCCTTCGTGGGTGGCAGTGATGTCGTAAAACACCAGTTCGTCGGCCTGCTGGCGCTCGTACTCCTGAGCCAGCGCCAGTGGATCGCCAGCATCGCGGTGATTCTCGAAGAACCGCACGTTCTTGACGACCCGGCCATTCTGAACGTCCAGACAGGGAATGATGCGCTTGGTCAACACGCAGAGCAGTGTACGCCTGAGGTGGGCAGAAGATGAACATTGAGATGACGAATGCAGCGACATGATGAGACAGGCATCAATCGTTCATGCGACTCATTTAATCTTCACCCCGAATGTTAATATTATATAAAGACCGAGGCCGAAGGGAGCTTTTTCACCCCCGTGAGCCAGGGAGACCGATGACGCAGCAGACGGCGACACAGCAAAGAGCCCGGCACCTACTGTTGGTAGATGACAATCTGCACGATCTCGAACTGGCACTGGAAGCGCTCCATGACGTACCGACACCAGCAAGGGTGGTCACGGCCCTGGGCGGTTCGGAAGCGCTGGCTTACCTGAATACCCATACTCAGGGCGATCAGCGGCCCAGCCTGGTGCTGCTGGACCTGAAGATGCCGCAACTGGACGGCCTGGAGGTGCTCGACGCCATCCGGAGTACCGCCACGCTGCACGACATCCCGGTCGTCATCCTGACCACCAGCCGCGACGAGGCCGATATCCGCGCCTGCTACAAGCGGGGCGCGAACGGCTACGTGGTCAAGCCGCTGGAGTTCGCCAGCTTCGCCACGACCCTGCGGGCCACCATGACCTTCTGGCTGGGCCTGAACCAGACGCCCGGCATGGTCAAAGCGCAGCTGGTCTAGGACTCTGCTGCCCCGCTAGAACAGGCGGTCCGTGTGCTGCTCGCGTGGACTGGGCACCTTCACCGGCACGCCTCGGGCCAGCAGCACCTCTCGCAGCACCGGGATGTTCCTGAGCGCATGCCCCTGCGTGGTGTTTTCGAACAGGATATACAGTTCCTCGGTCTCCTCGGCCACCGCCGCGATCTGCTCGGCCCAGCCGTCGAGTTCCTCGCGGGAATACGAATAGTCGTGGCGTTCGGCGGCGCTGCCTCCCTCCCACCAGCTGCCCTTGTTGCGACCATGTAGCCGCAGATATCCGACCTCGCCGGTAATGTGAAGTTGCGGCTCGGGCATACCCCCCACCGGCGGGTAATCGGGGCTGACCCACAGCAGGCCATACTCGCTCATGCCCGCCCGCACCTCGGGTCTGTCCCAGCTGCCGTGTCGCAGCTCGACTGCCAGTTCATGCCCGGCAAAACGCTCGGCCAGTTGCAGCAGATACTGACGGTTCTCGGGCGTCCGGTGAAACGAGTACGGAAACTGCGCGATGTACGGCCCCATCACACCCGCCTCGCGCAGCGGCTCGGGGCTCTGCAGCATGCGGTCGAAATCACTGTCCTCGGGTTTGCGGGTATGCGTGAAGACCTGATGCAGTTTCACGGT carries:
- the hisIE gene encoding bifunctional phosphoribosyl-AMP cyclohydrolase/phosphoribosyl-ATP diphosphatase HisIE, with amino-acid sequence MPDLSAVNFDAAGLVPVVVQDVQTGAVLMQAYANLEALEHTLRTRQGTYFSRSRSELWIKGLTSGHVQRVVSVSLDCDGDSVLYVVEQSGPACHTGEYSCFFTPLLEAEAPAVPGGLDGVLGRVYDTIQERLATLPEKSYVARLHAGGLDRVLKKIVEEAGEVLLAAKNRDAAELSTEVADLLFHTLFAMAEVGVTPQQVAAVLEAREGKTGLKGPKEIG
- the hisF gene encoding imidazole glycerol phosphate synthase subunit HisF, whose translation is MLTKRIIPCLDVQNGRVVKNVRFFENHRDAGDPLALAQEYERQQADELVFYDITATHEGRKLMLDVAARVAEAVMMPLTVGGGVGSVADFRELLLAGADKISVNSSAVRNPQLIREASDHFGAQCVVLSIDAKRRAAGHAQGDGWNVYVGGGRIDTGLDLLAWAEQGQQLGAGELCLNIMDADGTRAGFDLEATRQVSRAVDLPVIASGGAGKLDDFYDVLTEGAADAALAASVFHFGELTVNTVKADLKRRGLNVRPAWADQ
- a CDS encoding response regulator, which gives rise to MVDDNLHDLELALEALHDVPTPARVVTALGGSEALAYLNTHTQGDQRPSLVLLDLKMPQLDGLEVLDAIRSTATLHDIPVVILTTSRDEADIRACYKRGANGYVVKPLEFASFATTLRATMTFWLGLNQTPGMVKAQLV
- a CDS encoding DUF72 domain-containing protein, with protein sequence MKVYIGTGGYSNDDWLGLLYEPGTKSADYLEVYSHAFDAVELNSSFYGIPGLKAFEGMARKSGGRTRFTVKLHQVFTHTRKPEDSDFDRMLQSPEPLREAGVMGPYIAQFPYSFHRTPENRQYLLQLAERFAGHELAVELRHGSWDRPEVRAGMSEYGLLWVSPDYPPVGGMPEPQLHITGEVGYLRLHGRNKGSWWEGGSAAERHDYSYSREELDGWAEQIAAVAEETEELYILFENTTQGHALRNIPVLREVLLARGVPVKVPSPREQHTDRLF